The following proteins come from a genomic window of Gimesia chilikensis:
- a CDS encoding N,N-dimethylformamidase beta subunit family domain-containing protein: MLIGYVSDENYSALFDVAVEFQSDGQFFSTRSTASGAVIADLQEGEYTVILQHTDHCPKRVQMQVQAGQVYQFRLLSKKLYGFAWPRCVTAGEASEFRVHSTSEYQVELWRYGKEKEYIRRIGTFDDHAPLANLQVTPDGDYSQTGVNWNDIGYRGAVQRQSVTSPEKSGLYMFHIRNQSGDHFTFPWVVAPETPQSDIAILASDLTWNAYNNFGGRSNYLNPDGLPETPTVNSRQELRRYLKPSFGVYCVEEYPPLSLERPQPYLHIDLDEQLRDPIYSRMGCGMLHSEWRLLGWMEEQELPYDYYSETQFHLGTLPLDQYKVLILSSHPEYWSKQMYDRLKSWVFESGGRLIYLGGNGLNCEVEFLDDERIVYHNSDCTSWCGVAMDPPIPESESTYESRYHARQESEANLLGVVFSFAGIMTGAPYKVIDADHWSLAGTGLKAEDLFGTESQHMRIPGGASGHETDKISPSSPPQVHLIAQGTNPDNGGADMIHYQTDSGGEVFSVGSICWITSMLVDNDISRVTRNVIDQFTKSE, encoded by the coding sequence ATGCTCATTGGATATGTCAGCGACGAAAATTACAGCGCGTTGTTTGATGTCGCGGTAGAATTTCAGTCCGACGGTCAGTTTTTCAGCACGCGTTCTACCGCTTCCGGCGCCGTGATCGCCGATTTGCAAGAGGGGGAGTACACAGTGATCCTCCAGCACACTGATCATTGTCCGAAGCGCGTGCAGATGCAGGTTCAGGCGGGACAGGTCTACCAGTTTCGCCTGCTCTCGAAAAAACTGTATGGCTTTGCCTGGCCCCGCTGTGTGACTGCCGGGGAAGCCTCCGAGTTCCGTGTGCATTCGACCTCCGAGTATCAGGTCGAGCTCTGGCGCTATGGGAAAGAAAAAGAATACATCCGCCGCATTGGCACCTTTGACGATCATGCGCCTCTGGCCAACCTGCAGGTCACCCCCGACGGGGATTACTCACAAACCGGTGTCAACTGGAACGACATCGGCTATCGCGGAGCCGTGCAGCGCCAGTCGGTCACGTCACCGGAAAAATCCGGCCTGTATATGTTTCATATCCGTAATCAGTCAGGGGATCATTTTACGTTTCCCTGGGTGGTGGCCCCGGAAACGCCGCAGTCTGACATCGCGATTCTGGCCAGTGATCTGACCTGGAATGCTTATAACAACTTCGGGGGGCGCAGCAACTATCTGAATCCGGACGGACTGCCGGAAACTCCCACCGTGAACAGTCGACAGGAATTGAGACGTTACCTGAAGCCTTCGTTTGGCGTCTATTGTGTCGAAGAATATCCTCCTCTGTCGCTGGAACGACCGCAACCCTACCTGCACATCGATCTGGATGAGCAGCTGCGGGACCCCATTTACAGCCGCATGGGGTGCGGCATGCTGCACTCCGAATGGCGTCTTCTGGGCTGGATGGAAGAACAGGAACTGCCTTACGACTATTACAGTGAAACACAGTTCCACCTGGGAACGCTGCCCCTGGACCAGTACAAAGTCCTTATCCTGAGCTCACACCCTGAGTACTGGTCGAAGCAGATGTACGACCGTTTGAAGTCCTGGGTGTTCGAGTCCGGCGGTCGTCTGATTTACCTGGGAGGGAACGGTCTGAACTGCGAAGTGGAGTTCCTGGATGACGAACGCATTGTCTATCACAATTCCGACTGCACAAGCTGGTGCGGCGTCGCCATGGATCCTCCCATTCCCGAATCGGAGTCGACCTATGAAAGCCGTTATCACGCGAGACAGGAATCGGAAGCGAACCTGCTGGGGGTCGTCTTCTCTTTTGCCGGGATCATGACTGGGGCGCCCTACAAAGTCATAGACGCCGATCACTGGTCCCTGGCAGGCACGGGGCTCAAGGCCGAAGACTTGTTTGGCACAGAGAGTCAGCATATGCGCATACCCGGCGGCGCTTCGGGACATGAAACCGATAAAATCTCTCCCAGTTCGCCGCCACAAGTACACCTCATTGCGCAGGGAACCAACCCGGATAACGGGGGAGCCGACATGATTCATTATCAGACCGACTCGGGAGGGGAAGTCTTCTCTGTCGGTTCGATCTGCTGGATTACCTCGATGCTCGTCGACAACGATATTTCTCGAGTCACGCGGAATGTGATCGATCAGTTTACAAAATCAGAATGA
- a CDS encoding acetamidase/formamidase family protein — translation MQELSLGNLNYEFSREREPRLRISSGETIRVETEDALSGQIRKPGDCRDKSKVPYSNPVTGPIYVEQAEPGDTLAIRIEKIESRDGQCATYTGNPKQLCQWLGTDVPDGAHVCPIRDGLVYWSDDIAIPYQPMLGCIGTTPAYGMPSTMPAGPHGGNMDIREVTEGNTLFLPVFVEGAYLYLGDAHAAMGQGELSATGLEMAAHTTLTIELIKGKTIAGPRIETPDELITVASGTPMERATAEAFAQLILWMESEHGWNRWRAYDLLTHVGEISLGYYEGGGLAVKVPKKYVTHPS, via the coding sequence ATGCAGGAACTGTCACTGGGGAATCTGAATTATGAATTCAGCCGCGAACGGGAACCGCGACTCCGAATCAGCAGCGGCGAGACGATTCGTGTCGAAACCGAAGACGCGCTCTCTGGCCAGATACGAAAGCCTGGAGACTGCCGTGATAAAAGCAAGGTCCCCTATAGCAATCCGGTAACCGGCCCCATTTATGTGGAGCAGGCCGAACCCGGAGATACCCTCGCGATCCGCATCGAGAAGATCGAATCGCGCGACGGTCAATGTGCGACCTACACCGGTAATCCCAAGCAGCTCTGTCAGTGGCTTGGAACTGATGTCCCGGATGGCGCGCATGTCTGCCCAATTCGCGACGGGCTGGTTTACTGGAGTGATGACATCGCGATCCCTTATCAGCCCATGCTGGGGTGTATCGGCACAACTCCCGCTTATGGCATGCCCAGTACAATGCCCGCTGGTCCGCATGGCGGGAACATGGATATTCGCGAAGTCACGGAAGGCAACACACTCTTCTTGCCGGTCTTTGTTGAGGGCGCATATCTGTACCTGGGCGACGCTCATGCTGCGATGGGGCAGGGGGAACTCTCTGCAACAGGACTGGAGATGGCCGCTCACACGACACTGACGATTGAACTCATCAAAGGCAAAACAATCGCCGGTCCCCGTATTGAAACGCCCGATGAACTGATTACCGTTGCCAGCGGGACCCCCATGGAACGTGCGACGGCTGAAGCGTTCGCGCAATTGATTCTCTGGATGGAATCAGAGCATGGCTGGAATCGCTGGCGGGCCTATGACCTGTTGACACACGTGGGAGAAATTTCCTTGGGATACTATGAGGGAGGCGGACTGGCGGTCAAAGTCCCGAAAAAGTATGTGACTCATCCTTCCTGA
- a CDS encoding GDSL-type esterase/lipase family protein, translating into MLRSFLLPLLFLLISTAGFAEDRKLDWVKVTEKADWQPRDSQGELVYKDQLWIFGGWFNSYEAPPRDVWKSSDGKKWSLVTKQAPWIHSDLPMTVVFKDKMWLMGGWYNGRLPGHSAGNQVWSTEDGKDWDLVTKKANWTPRLAAALVTFKDKMWLLGGSENYYFGDEKSLKNDVWYSDDGKEWKLATEHAGWTPRAYHQAAVLNDRIYVFGGGNYTPEYHANNDVWSSADGVHWRQETAHAPWHERLWFSSVVYRDRIWVIGGWSNNPSTNKQDVWYSQDGKDWTELKSDVVWKERHEHSAFVFQDKIWLAGGHAQPLSSQVWSLFVPPNWFDQQKQSASPSSDFPKTLAKLKAGKPTKVVCFGDSVTGVYYHTGSRRAYTDMLGIALQKAVPGSQLEMINAGISGHTTVNALSRIERDVLKHQPDLVTVMFGLNDMTRVPLEDYEKNLHSIVKQCREAGAEVLLCTPNAVITTTSRPAEKLVKYCDVVRKVGTELGVPVCDTYQQLSALRKQDPLAWRMQMSDEIHPNMAGHKKMAELLAASVTGNTVSLDDVKPLEIAIPRTRSLIKDNRPIKVIAQPPLDQLIKSVLPEIAPEAKLEVTTWDTSGKTLKQIEADAKQLIRPAKPDLVLLAIPRDAQAKSQEEFIRSMMWTMNYSLNFGTGGWDCVVFHPDVFDAEHPVTENDKLTRQLVLGQDLTLVERSHGENVSAAELLKQWLKSQLD; encoded by the coding sequence ATGCTGCGATCCTTCCTGCTGCCGCTGTTGTTCCTGTTGATATCCACCGCAGGCTTTGCCGAAGACAGAAAACTGGACTGGGTGAAGGTCACCGAAAAAGCGGACTGGCAACCCCGTGACTCACAAGGGGAGCTGGTTTATAAAGATCAGCTCTGGATTTTTGGAGGCTGGTTCAATTCCTACGAAGCACCTCCCCGAGATGTCTGGAAATCTTCCGACGGCAAGAAATGGTCTCTGGTTACAAAGCAGGCCCCCTGGATTCACAGCGACCTGCCGATGACGGTCGTCTTCAAAGACAAGATGTGGCTCATGGGAGGCTGGTATAATGGTCGGCTACCCGGTCACTCCGCCGGGAATCAGGTCTGGTCAACCGAAGATGGAAAAGACTGGGATCTGGTCACCAAGAAAGCGAACTGGACTCCTCGACTGGCAGCTGCTCTTGTCACCTTCAAAGACAAGATGTGGCTGCTCGGCGGATCCGAGAACTATTATTTCGGCGATGAGAAAAGCCTCAAAAACGATGTCTGGTATTCCGACGACGGGAAAGAATGGAAGCTGGCCACGGAACACGCCGGCTGGACTCCCCGGGCCTATCACCAGGCCGCTGTATTGAACGATAGAATTTATGTGTTTGGTGGCGGCAATTACACCCCCGAATATCATGCGAATAATGACGTCTGGAGTTCCGCAGACGGAGTTCACTGGCGACAGGAGACGGCACATGCACCCTGGCATGAGCGGCTCTGGTTCTCTTCGGTTGTCTATCGAGATCGTATCTGGGTGATCGGCGGCTGGTCGAACAATCCCTCAACCAATAAGCAGGACGTCTGGTATTCTCAGGATGGCAAAGACTGGACCGAGTTGAAATCGGACGTCGTCTGGAAAGAGCGACACGAGCATTCGGCTTTCGTCTTCCAAGACAAAATCTGGCTGGCCGGCGGCCATGCGCAGCCACTCAGCAGTCAGGTCTGGTCGCTTTTTGTTCCACCCAACTGGTTCGACCAGCAGAAGCAGAGTGCTTCCCCCTCGAGTGATTTTCCCAAAACGCTCGCCAAACTGAAAGCAGGCAAGCCGACGAAGGTTGTCTGTTTCGGCGACAGCGTGACCGGCGTCTATTATCACACTGGCAGTCGGCGGGCTTATACTGACATGCTGGGCATTGCCCTGCAGAAAGCGGTTCCGGGTTCTCAGCTGGAAATGATCAATGCAGGCATTAGCGGACACACCACTGTCAATGCGTTGTCGCGCATCGAACGGGACGTGCTCAAGCATCAGCCTGACCTGGTCACGGTCATGTTTGGTCTGAACGACATGACGCGGGTTCCGCTGGAAGATTATGAGAAAAACCTGCACTCGATTGTGAAACAGTGTCGTGAGGCGGGTGCGGAAGTCCTGCTCTGTACTCCCAATGCCGTGATTACCACCACCAGTCGTCCCGCAGAAAAACTGGTCAAATATTGTGATGTCGTCCGCAAAGTGGGAACAGAGTTGGGTGTGCCTGTCTGTGATACCTATCAGCAACTCTCTGCACTGCGGAAACAGGATCCGCTCGCCTGGCGAATGCAGATGAGTGATGAGATTCATCCCAACATGGCGGGCCACAAAAAAATGGCAGAGCTGTTAGCGGCATCCGTTACGGGAAACACGGTCTCACTGGATGATGTGAAACCGCTGGAGATCGCGATTCCACGTACCAGAAGTCTCATCAAGGACAACCGGCCGATCAAAGTCATTGCCCAGCCCCCTCTGGATCAATTGATTAAGTCAGTGCTACCGGAAATCGCTCCTGAAGCCAAACTGGAAGTGACTACCTGGGATACGTCCGGAAAAACGCTCAAGCAAATCGAAGCTGATGCAAAACAGCTCATCCGTCCAGCCAAACCAGATCTGGTTCTGCTGGCGATTCCTCGCGATGCACAGGCCAAATCACAGGAAGAGTTCATCCGCAGTATGATGTGGACCATGAATTACTCACTCAATTTCGGTACGGGAGGCTGGGACTGTGTCGTTTTCCATCCGGACGTGTTCGATGCAGAACATCCGGTCACAGAAAACGACAAACTCACCCGCCAACTGGTATTGGGGCAGGACCTGACCCTCGTCGAACGTTCTCACGGAGAAAACGTTTCCGCAGCAGAACTGCTGAAGCAGTGGTTGAAGTCTCAGCTCGACTGA